The Sphaerodactylus townsendi isolate TG3544 unplaced genomic scaffold, MPM_Stown_v2.3 scaffold_27, whole genome shotgun sequence genomic interval GGTGGCACCATTAGTCACCCATCCACCTGAGCATTCAGAGCAGCTAAAATGCAAAACCTCCTGCTGAGCAGAGGCCccttctgtttgtttgctttcccccttttcatgACAGTGAAACAGAGAACGACATGCGGCCAAGACGTCTGCCTGGAAAGTCTGGTCATGACACTTCACTCCCTTGGCAGGACTCTCTGGAGAGCAGTAACAAGGACAACCACAAGACAACAGTGCCCAAGCTCTTTCTGTGGACAAGAGAAGATGGAGAAAAAGGCCCGTAATCTGGCAATGAAAAGCTGCCCCTTTAAGTCTTTGTGAAttgccctctcccccccaccccattaacGCTTTAGACTTTTGCTAGACTCGATAGGCTACGTAGACTGATAGACTTTCTGTACTTTCATACTGTTGTCAGTATGACAGTCTATGGATACCAATTCTTTTTTCTCTGCCCAGGTCCCTGAACTGGCCGGCTTTTGGCTACTGAGCCTCTTTTTGCAACTTCCCTTAATCCTGTTCCTGCTTTTAAACGAAGGTCTGGAGATCCAACCGCTGGAGCGAGCCATCCACATCGTCTTCCTGGCCTTCCTGGTTTTCCAGGTCGCGGTCGCCTTCCTCGCGCTCAAAAAAATGGTGAACCAGCTGGCCACTCGTTTCCGCCTTCGCGAATTCGACCGCCTGGACAACCCTCTCCCCTCCGATCCTCAGGGTGGGCTGAAAACGAGAGCAGAAACTCTGTGGGGGGTGGGATCCCCCGCGGAAGGAATTTGTTCTACCAGCATAGGGTGGAGGTCTGCTCTTAGATCATGACGGCCTTGTGGAGCCATCAGCTGTTGAGAAATGCTTCCTGTTGCCTCAATAATTGATGTTCCTTTGGAAATTGCCTTGGGATAGTGTCAAGCCCACGCCTGACTGTTGGGGCATTTGCAAGGGGAACTGTgtagctttcttctctgcaggtgccCGGTTATCACACTCTCCTTTGCCTGCGGCCTCGGAAGCCCGGAAGAGCCGCTCTTATCATGAGTGAAATGTTCCCAGCGCTGTAGTTCTTTGTAGTGGGAATAGAGTAAACCGTTTggctacaagggggtggggagctcTGGGGGGATATAGGGTAGTAGTTTGCGCGGGATCTTCAGAATCGTCTTTATGTCAGACCCCGGGTCCGaaacag includes:
- the TMEM17 gene encoding transmembrane protein 17 isoform X1, which codes for MALPEPVRRRLSSFSRTVFTDNNRTGPESGSDDIGPDVPLFQPLFFPILVGEQRGHATAEVPSLTGLLQIHPGDDHDNNYSDRGYPSVPGIHGQFTGEVKQRTTCGQDVCLESLVMTLHSLGRTLWRAVTRTTTRQQCPSSFCGQEKMEKKVPELAGFWLLSLFLQLPLILFLLLNEGLEIQPLERAIHIVFLAFLVFQVAVAFLALKKMVNQLATRFRLREFDRLDNPLPSDPQGGLKTRAETLWGVGSPAEGICSTSIGWRSALRS
- the TMEM17 gene encoding transmembrane protein 17 isoform X2, which gives rise to MALPEPVRRRLSSFSRTVFTDNNRTGPESGSDDIGPDNEIVSNLPLQMSLYFNLCFFPFWWVSSVVMLQLKYPVLPDYYKFILVTIMIITTLIEVIRLYLGYTGNLQEKVPELAGFWLLSLFLQLPLILFLLLNEGLEIQPLERAIHIVFLAFLVFQVAVAFLALKKMVNQLATRFRLREFDRLDNPLPSDPQGGLKTRAETLWGVGSPAEGICSTSIGWRSALRS